The genome window TCGTAATGGATTTTCAAGCAATTTCACCAAGACTATGTAAGTTGAGAATTAGGGGAAAGTTTTTTAACTACAGCCTTTTGTGTTGCCATGCCCCTACAGAAGATAAATCTGATGaagaaaaggaaacattttatgaaCATCTGTCTAGGGCCTACAGTGGATGTCCAAGACATGATGTGAAAATAGTTATTGGGGACATGAATTCTAAACTTGGAAAGGAATTAGAATACAGCTCTGTTCTTGGTAGATATAGCCTTCATGATTTGACAAACGACAATGGATGTAGACTGGTTGATTTTGCGGTGGAGCATGGGATGATTGCTGGAAGTACCTTATTTTGTCATAAACTAATCCATAAAGAAACATGGAAAGCACCAGGTGGTACATGTTCAAATCAAATAGACCATGTTTTGATTGATGCTAGACATAGCTCAGACCTAATTGACGTTAGAACATACAGAGGTGCAAATATAGACTCTGATCACTATTTAATTATTTCCAGGATTAGAGCAAGGCTTTCCAATGCCAAGAAAGAACGGATTGAGCCCCTAAAAACGTTTGATTGTGAGAAACTTAAGAACactgaagtaaaaaaggaatatgcTGAATGTTTAGAAAAGCATCTAACGGAAATCAGTGATAGCGACTCCATAgatgaatactggagaaaaataaaagaaagtgttTGTCATACATCTAAAGCTGTAGTTGGAAACATTGAACGCAAGAAGGATAAAGACTGGTATGATGATGAATGTGCTGAACTCACAAATAAGAAGAATCAAGCATATAAAATAATGTTGCAGAGAAATACCAGACATAATTCAGATGAATATAAAAGAgctagaaaagaggaaaaaaggcTTCACAAGTTGAAGAAAAGAACTTTTGAAGAGGAAAACCTCAGGGACATTGATAATCTCAAAACCATCAATGAATGCAGAGCATTCTATAGAAAGGTTAATCGTAGTCGTTCTGACTTTAAACCAAGTTCTGCTCTGTGTCGAGACAAGCAGGGTGAAATCCTGGCTAACAAACAGGATACACTTTGTAGATGGATGGAACATTTTGGTGACCTTTTAAACTCGGAGGAACCAGTGGAAGACCATCGGCGCGACTCTATAGATTTAAATGATAACGAAGTCATCCCCCTCCCAGATAGAGATGAAATtcaatttgctttaaataaactaaaaaataataaatcgccaGGACATGATCTTATTTCTGCAGAGTTGCTAAAAAATGGATGTGCTCAGCTATATGAGCACCTGCATAAACTAATAATTGATATTTGGAGCTCTGAATATATACCATCAGACTGGAACATTAGTATTTTGTGCCCTATTCACAAGAAAGGAGACCCAATGGTCTGCTCCAACTATAGAGGCATCAGCCTGCTAACCACATGCTATAAAATCTTATCCAATATTCTGTTTGTGAGACTAAAACCATTTGTGGATTCAGAAATTGGTAGTTATCAATGTATGTTTAGAAGTGGAAAATCTACAGTAGACCAAATTTTCTGTCTAcgtcaaattattgaaaaatcaattgagttTAATATTGACACTCATCACTTGTTTATAGACTTTAAGTCTGCATTTGACAGTGTggatagaaaacatttaatggatGCAATGTATGAATTCAAGATCCCATGCAAATTAATTAGACTTGTAATGTGCACTATGAACAACACTAAATGCAAGGTAAAATTCAAGGGTGTCCTCTCTGAggatttaaatgttaataatggTGTTCGACAGGGCGACTCATTGTCTTGCCTTCTTTTTAATATTGCTTTGGAAAAAGCTATTCGTGACTCAAATATCAACACTAGGGGCACCATCTTTTACAAATCAGTTCAGATCTTAGCCTATGCTGATGATATTGATATAGTTGCTAGGACTGTACCAGCCTTGAAAGAGGCTTTTTCATCTTTGGAGATAGCTGCTGGTCGAATGGGACTAAAAATAAATGACTCCAAGACCAAGTATATGCCTGTacaaaaaattccgccaaatgacAGGAACACATGTTTAGAAATTGgtactcattcatttgaaattGTTAGCAGTTTTACGTACCTTGGGTCCTGTGTTAACAACAAAAATGACATAATCTCAGAAATACAGAACCGAATAACGTTGGCAAACAAGGCCTTTTTTGGACTACGCCCCATCTTCAGATCGTCtctgatttcaagaaaaacaaagatcttgGTTTATAAGACTCTTATTAGGCCAGTTCTAAGTTATGCTTCTGAAACATGGTCTTTGACTAAATCCGGAGAGCacaagatattaatttttgagagaaaggttttaagaagcatttttggaggcatcaatgagaacggtgtctggagacgacgattcaattttgaaatttacagattgtttagcgaacctgacataataaaaagcataaaaattaggagaatgaactgggcggcccatgtctctcgaatgaacgaagaaaacccagtaaaaaaagtttttgctgcaaaacctgtgacaattcgaggaaggggacgaccaaaaatgagatggttggattctgttgaatctgacttcgatattctcaaagttaaaaattggaaaacccagGCAAAAAGTAGGACGTCTTGGAAGATTCTCCAAAGGAAGGCCTTGGCCCACCCTGGGCTGTCGAGCCAACTATGATGATGAGGTATtaataaaacgaaacaaaaaaaaaggacaagaaGTTAACAGACTCACCTTTGAAAGATTCAAAAGAACAAGAAATCTTACCTTTTGACAATATGTTTCATGACGAAATTGCTATCAACCTCTTCCTTCCGCTAGCTAGCTACGTCTTTTCCAGATAATTTTGCAACTTCCTTTGACGCTCTCAAACCTTTACCGATCCGGGCATGATTGGTAAAAGCCCCATTTGTCTTTTTAAGCATTAGTtccggataaaaaaaaaaggaaaaagacgaAAAAGTTGGGTTTGATTTTACACTGTTAAACCTGCTGTTCTTCTCGTGGATGTTTTGTGGATTTTCGAGGATTTTGGAGGCGTTCAGGGAAGCTCAGATGGGAGGTactggaggtcacagtgaccttcccaGGGTACAGGTccggattacccaataggccaacCTACCTGGCCTAGGGGCACAAGCCGAAAAGGGCGCACgtcgcggaaaaaaaaaaatcagcttattgaaggaagaaaaaaaatggcctGCTAGCATGGAGAAGCAAAATTCAACTAGAATAGATCGCAACCAGccttttaggcagaaaaaaag of Uloborus diversus isolate 005 unplaced genomic scaffold, Udiv.v.3.1 scaffold_11, whole genome shotgun sequence contains these proteins:
- the LOC129232156 gene encoding craniofacial development protein 2-like gives rise to the protein MDFQAISPRLCKLRIRGKFFNYSLLCCHAPTEDKSDEEKETFYEHLSRAYSGCPRHDVKIVIGDMNSKLGKELEYSSVLGRYSLHDLTNDNGCRLVDFAVEHGMIAGSTLFCHKLIHKETWKAPGGTCSNQIDHVLIDARHSSDLIDVRTYRGANIDSDHYLIISRIRARLSNAKKERIEPLKTFDCEKLKNTEVKKEYAECLEKHLTEISDSDSIDEYWRKIKESVCHTSKAVVGNIERKKDKDWYDDECAELTNKKNQAYKIMLQRNTRHNSDEYKRARKEEKRLHKLKKRTFEEENLRDIDNLKTINECRAFYRKVNRSRSDFKPSSALCRDKQASYVFSR